Proteins encoded within one genomic window of Bacillus sp. F19:
- the hisS gene encoding histidine--tRNA ligase, translating into MSFQIPRGTQDILPGDVERWQYIENTAREICRLYQYKEIRTPIFEHTELFQRGVGESTDIVQKEMYTFQDRKGRSLTLRPEGTASTVRAFVEKKLYAQPAQPTKLYYIGPMFRYERPQTGRFRQFVQFGVEALGSNNPAIDAEVISLAMELYSTVGLKKLKLIINSLGDADSRKAHREALIAHFEPRIGEFCSDCQKRLQQNPLRILDCKVDRNHELMATAPSIMDYLNDESRVYFNKVQQYLTDLNIEFTVDPNLVRGLDYYNHTAFEIMSDAEGFGAITTLCGGGRYNGLVEDVGGPETPGIGFGLSIERFLAALDAENVELPIEQSIDCFVVALGDKAKDRSVSLVYELRKAGLTAEKDYEDKKMKAQFKAADRFKAKFVAVLGDDEIEKNIISVKNMDTGSQVEVALDELTAYIKA; encoded by the coding sequence ATGTCATTTCAAATTCCGAGAGGCACACAGGATATCCTTCCTGGAGATGTTGAACGCTGGCAATATATCGAAAACACAGCACGTGAAATTTGCAGATTATATCAATATAAAGAAATCCGCACACCAATCTTTGAACACACTGAGCTTTTTCAAAGAGGAGTAGGTGAATCAACAGATATCGTTCAAAAAGAAATGTATACCTTCCAGGACCGCAAAGGAAGAAGCTTGACCCTTCGACCTGAAGGAACGGCTTCAACAGTTCGTGCATTTGTGGAAAAGAAATTGTACGCTCAACCGGCACAGCCGACAAAGCTTTACTATATCGGACCAATGTTCCGTTATGAGCGCCCGCAGACAGGACGCTTTCGCCAATTCGTTCAGTTTGGGGTTGAGGCGCTTGGAAGCAACAATCCTGCAATAGATGCAGAAGTCATATCTCTTGCAATGGAGCTTTATAGCACTGTTGGATTAAAGAAGCTGAAGCTGATTATCAATAGTCTTGGCGATGCAGACAGCAGAAAAGCTCACCGGGAAGCATTAATTGCTCATTTTGAACCAAGAATCGGTGAATTTTGCTCGGATTGCCAGAAACGATTACAGCAAAATCCGCTTCGGATCCTTGATTGCAAAGTAGACCGGAATCATGAGCTTATGGCAACAGCTCCTTCGATCATGGATTACCTAAACGACGAGTCAAGAGTTTATTTCAATAAAGTTCAGCAATACTTAACGGATTTAAATATTGAGTTTACAGTAGATCCTAACCTAGTGCGAGGATTAGATTACTATAATCACACGGCATTTGAGATCATGAGCGACGCAGAAGGATTCGGGGCGATCACAACACTTTGCGGCGGCGGAAGATACAATGGCCTTGTGGAAGACGTTGGCGGCCCTGAAACACCAGGGATCGGATTTGGTCTCAGCATCGAAAGATTTCTTGCTGCACTCGATGCGGAAAACGTGGAGCTTCCAATTGAACAATCAATCGATTGCTTCGTCGTAGCACTTGGGGATAAAGCGAAAGACCGTTCTGTATCACTCGTATATGAACTCAGAAAAGCAGGCTTGACTGCAGAAAAAGATTACGAGGACAAAAAAATGAAAGCTCAATTTAAGGCAGCTGATCGCTTTAAGGCTAAATTTGTCGCTGTATTGGGTGACGATGAGATTGAAAAGAACATTATATCTGTAAAAAACATGGATACAGGAAGCCAAGTAGAAGTGGCATTAGATGAGCTTACAGCCTATATAAAAGCATAG
- the dtd gene encoding D-tyrosyl-tRNA(Tyr) deacylase codes for MKIVVQRAKHAEVKVNNETVGKISEGFMLLVGVTHEDSEQDADYLADKIANLRVFEDEEQKMNLSLIDVGGQALSISQFTLYGDCRKGRRPNFMAAAKPDQAQPLYDYFNAKLREKGITVQTGEFGAMMDVSFTNVGPVTLILESQAN; via the coding sequence TTGAAAATAGTTGTACAGCGTGCCAAACATGCAGAAGTAAAAGTAAATAACGAAACGGTCGGCAAAATTTCTGAAGGATTTATGCTTTTAGTGGGGGTCACCCATGAGGATTCTGAACAAGATGCTGATTATCTTGCAGATAAAATTGCCAATCTGAGAGTTTTTGAAGACGAAGAGCAAAAAATGAATCTTTCCCTGATTGATGTGGGGGGACAAGCCTTATCCATTTCGCAATTTACTCTCTACGGAGATTGCAGAAAAGGAAGAAGACCAAATTTCATGGCAGCTGCTAAACCTGATCAAGCACAGCCTTTATATGATTATTTCAATGCAAAGCTTCGTGAAAAAGGGATTACAGTACAAACAGGAGAGTTTGGCGCAATGATGGATGTATCGTTCACAAATGTCGGTCCTGTTACATTGATTCTCGAATCGCAAGCGAATTAA
- a CDS encoding SH3 domain-containing protein: MFRKLLFSIICILLIISQLQMMPMPASAESKKAVIAVDGLNIRNGPGLSYSVIASVKKGAVYSITDQKKDWYQIQLSGNNKGWVASWLVTLQHSSQAPKTSSGTSDTVKSNAEDLRMRSGPGTSFQVTGTFDKGQTASFVQQNSNWVEISYNGKRGWVSSQFVFFLKKEQAKAPASSGSKSGKVIATSLNVRNKPSTSADTIGSLKKNASVSITKTQDKWHKIQFNGQKGWVHSDFISTGSVQSPVSGGKKGKVTASSLNVRSSGSLNGSVVGSISKNAEVTILETKNSWNHIQYSGNKKGWVSSSYISIFNGQGTTGKEKPSQSKVSILQDGTNIRIGPSTNQSILRRANAGEQFSVISKEGDWFKIQLSGNISGYVAGWVVSQSGEGSSVTRPGGDVTSYLKNKTVVLDPGHGGSDSGAIGTRGTLEKNLTMSTAKLVFDKLKASGADVHLTRSSDSYISLSSRVSTSHYRNADAFISLHFDSIDNRSVNGMTTYYYSGSKDKPLASPVHSELMKQTKLKDRGTKFGDYHVIRENNQPAILLELGYVSNSTEELTVRSSAYQERVAQGVYYGLAQYFK, encoded by the coding sequence TTGTTTCGTAAACTACTCTTTTCCATCATTTGCATACTGCTTATTATAAGCCAGCTTCAAATGATGCCAATGCCTGCATCAGCTGAATCAAAAAAAGCAGTCATCGCAGTTGATGGATTAAACATCAGAAACGGCCCTGGATTAAGCTATTCTGTCATCGCCAGTGTAAAAAAAGGGGCTGTGTACAGCATCACAGACCAGAAAAAAGATTGGTATCAAATTCAATTATCGGGTAATAACAAGGGCTGGGTAGCCTCATGGCTTGTAACCCTTCAGCACTCTTCTCAAGCTCCAAAAACAAGCTCAGGCACTTCAGACACGGTCAAATCAAATGCAGAAGACTTGAGAATGCGCAGCGGTCCTGGAACAAGCTTTCAGGTAACAGGCACATTTGACAAGGGACAAACGGCATCATTTGTCCAGCAAAACTCAAATTGGGTTGAGATCTCTTATAATGGAAAAAGAGGCTGGGTTTCCAGCCAGTTTGTTTTCTTTCTAAAGAAAGAACAAGCCAAAGCACCTGCTTCCTCAGGCTCAAAGAGCGGCAAGGTCATTGCCACTTCACTGAATGTGCGCAACAAGCCTTCAACATCTGCCGACACCATTGGAAGCTTGAAAAAGAATGCTTCTGTTTCGATCACAAAGACACAGGATAAATGGCACAAAATTCAATTTAACGGCCAAAAGGGCTGGGTACATAGTGATTTTATTTCCACTGGTTCCGTTCAATCGCCTGTGAGTGGCGGCAAAAAAGGAAAAGTAACAGCAAGCTCACTTAATGTACGCAGCAGCGGCAGCTTAAACGGCTCTGTAGTCGGTTCCATCTCAAAAAATGCGGAAGTGACTATTCTTGAAACTAAAAACAGCTGGAATCATATTCAATACTCGGGAAATAAAAAAGGCTGGGTTTCCAGTTCCTATATTTCAATTTTCAACGGGCAAGGAACTACTGGCAAGGAAAAACCAAGTCAATCTAAAGTCAGTATTTTGCAAGATGGTACCAATATTCGAATAGGACCATCTACAAATCAAAGTATTCTGAGACGAGCTAATGCAGGTGAGCAATTTTCTGTTATCAGCAAAGAAGGAGATTGGTTTAAAATCCAGCTCTCCGGCAATATCTCAGGGTATGTGGCAGGATGGGTGGTATCACAATCAGGTGAAGGAAGTTCTGTTACAAGGCCTGGCGGAGATGTTACCTCATACTTAAAAAATAAAACCGTTGTTTTAGATCCTGGCCATGGCGGAAGTGATAGCGGGGCAATCGGCACCAGAGGAACCCTTGAGAAGAACCTGACGATGTCTACTGCCAAGCTCGTCTTCGATAAACTGAAAGCTTCTGGGGCAGACGTGCATCTGACGCGCAGCTCTGACAGCTACATCAGCTTAAGCTCACGGGTAAGCACGTCCCACTACAGAAATGCAGATGCTTTTATAAGTCTCCATTTTGACAGCATTGATAATAGAAGCGTCAATGGAATGACGACTTATTATTACAGCGGATCTAAAGATAAGCCGCTGGCATCACCTGTACATTCTGAATTAATGAAACAAACGAAGTTAAAAGACCGCGGAACGAAATTTGGAGATTATCATGTTATCCGTGAAAATAATCAGCCTGCCATTCTCCTGGAACTAGGGTATGTCAGCAACAGCACCGAAGAATTGACAGTCCGTTCAAGTGCGTATCAGGAAAGAGTTGCACAAGGGGTTTATTATGGACTGGCACAGTATTTTAAATAA
- the aspS gene encoding aspartate--tRNA ligase, giving the protein MFGRTYYCGEVTEAAIGEKVVLKGWVQKRRDLGGLIFIDLRDRTGIVQVVINPEVSEDALKTAEKIRSEYVLDIEGTVVGRTEGTVNPILATGKIEVKAENVTIINAAKNPPFLIEDRSEEVSEDVRLKYRYLDLRRPILLDTFKMRHNVSKSIRNFLDEKGFLDVETPILTKSTPEGARDYLVPSRVHEGEFYALPQSPQIFKQLLMVSGFDRYYQIARCFRDEDLRADRQPEFTQVDIEMSFMSQDEIMSLMEEMMTRIMKETKGVDLTLPLPRMTFDEAMSRYGSDKPDTRFGLELVNVSELVKDSGFKVFSGAVQNGGEVKVINVKGAAASYSRKDIDALTEFVSQYGAKGLAWLKVEEQELKGPISKFFPSEEQASLKTLSEAEPGDLLLFVADKKQVVADALGALRLKLGKELGLIDESKFNFLWVIDWPLVEYDEEAGRYFAAHHPFTMPAREDLELFETNPGGMKAQAYDLVLNGYELGGGSIRIFEKEIQQKMFKLLGFSEEEAVEQFGFLLEAFEYGTPPHGGIALGLDRLVMLLAGRTNLRDTIAFPKTASASDLLTHAPSEVSTAQLTDLHLALNLKKSE; this is encoded by the coding sequence ATGTTTGGACGAACATATTATTGCGGTGAAGTAACAGAAGCAGCAATTGGAGAAAAAGTAGTATTAAAAGGGTGGGTGCAAAAACGCCGCGACCTTGGCGGGCTCATTTTCATCGATCTAAGAGACAGAACAGGAATTGTTCAAGTTGTGATCAATCCCGAGGTTTCTGAGGATGCGCTGAAAACTGCAGAAAAAATCCGCAGTGAATATGTATTGGATATTGAAGGCACAGTTGTCGGACGTACAGAGGGAACCGTAAACCCAATTCTTGCGACTGGGAAAATCGAAGTGAAGGCAGAGAATGTAACAATTATCAATGCTGCCAAGAATCCGCCTTTCCTGATTGAAGATCGATCTGAAGAAGTTTCAGAAGATGTGCGTTTAAAATACCGTTATTTAGACTTAAGAAGACCTATTTTACTTGATACATTCAAAATGCGCCACAACGTTTCAAAATCCATCCGCAATTTCCTTGATGAAAAAGGATTTTTAGATGTAGAAACCCCTATTTTAACGAAAAGCACTCCGGAGGGAGCGCGTGACTATTTAGTGCCGAGCCGTGTGCATGAAGGCGAATTCTATGCGCTTCCTCAATCTCCGCAAATTTTCAAACAGCTGCTTATGGTATCGGGCTTTGACCGTTATTACCAAATTGCACGCTGCTTTAGAGACGAGGATCTGCGGGCTGACCGTCAACCTGAATTTACCCAGGTGGATATTGAAATGTCATTTATGAGCCAAGATGAGATCATGTCATTAATGGAAGAAATGATGACGCGTATTATGAAAGAAACAAAAGGTGTGGATTTAACTCTTCCTCTTCCACGCATGACGTTTGACGAAGCAATGAGCCGCTATGGTTCTGATAAGCCTGATACACGATTCGGACTAGAGCTCGTCAATGTTTCCGAACTTGTGAAAGACAGCGGCTTTAAAGTGTTCAGCGGTGCTGTGCAAAATGGCGGAGAAGTAAAAGTGATTAATGTTAAAGGAGCAGCTGCTTCTTATTCAAGAAAAGATATTGATGCATTAACCGAGTTTGTTTCTCAATATGGTGCAAAAGGTCTTGCTTGGCTGAAAGTAGAGGAACAGGAGCTAAAAGGCCCTATATCTAAATTCTTCCCTTCTGAAGAACAGGCAAGCTTAAAAACATTGAGTGAAGCAGAACCAGGCGACTTATTACTGTTTGTTGCAGACAAAAAGCAAGTAGTGGCAGATGCACTTGGTGCTTTACGTCTAAAACTTGGAAAAGAATTAGGGTTAATCGACGAAAGCAAATTCAATTTCCTTTGGGTAATTGACTGGCCTCTAGTTGAATATGACGAAGAAGCGGGACGCTACTTTGCAGCGCATCATCCATTTACAATGCCTGCACGCGAGGATCTTGAGCTGTTTGAAACGAACCCTGGCGGCATGAAAGCTCAGGCCTATGACCTTGTTTTAAATGGATACGAGCTAGGCGGGGGATCCATTCGTATTTTCGAAAAAGAGATACAGCAAAAAATGTTTAAGCTGCTTGGTTTCTCTGAGGAAGAAGCGGTGGAACAGTTTGGCTTCCTGTTAGAAGCTTTCGAATACGGCACCCCTCCTCATGGCGGAATTGCCCTTGGACTTGACCGTTTAGTCATGCTTTTGGCAGGCAGAACAAACTTGCGCGATACGATTGCATTCCCTAAAACAGCAAGTGCAAGCGACCTTCTAACACATGCTCCAAGTGAGGTCAGCACAGCACAATTAACGGATCTTCATCTTGCATTAAACCTGAAAAAGAGTGAATAA